cccctccggcggagctccggaacaggccccaagatgggatctcatgggtacagaaggtgcggcggtggaattaggtttttggctccatatctggtagtttgggggtacgtaggtatatataggaggaaggagtacgtcggtggagcaacatggggcccacgagggtggagggcgcgcccaggggggtgggcgcgccccctacctcgtggcttcctggtagctttcttgacgtagggtccaagtcctctggatcatgttcgttccgaaaatcacgttcctgaaggtttcgttccgtttggactccgtttgatattctttttctgtgaaactctgaaataggcaaaaaactgcaattctgggctgggcctccggttaataggtcagtcccaaaaataatataaaagtgtataataaagcccaataatgtccaaaacagaagataatatagcatggagcaatcaaaaattatagatacgttgaagacgtatcagccGCCGAGCTCAGGGCTAGGGTAGAGAGAGCAGAGGCACTTAGTGACTGACTGACATGAGTCTGCtgcatttatttatttatttttctttcgGGCATGCTGAGGTCAAGCGGGCCACCATGGACGACTTGCATACATCTCGAGTTGGGCCTTTTGCGGCCCTACCATATCCTAATTGTAATCCAGAAGGCCTCCCTTGATACTAGAGCAAAATTAAAaggatttatttatttttattttttatttttccccTAAAAAATGTATGCCTTTCTTTCAGATTCTTCGTTTCTGCTATGAAATTAGTAGAGAATGCATCTCCTGGCTGATAAAATGATAGATTCGTGATTCAGTGTACAACTATTTAATCTCATATAATAGTACATGTGGGTTTTAGTTAGAAAACAAATAATATATGTACTTCAAACCACTTTCTGACACTATAATTCCATATCGCGCTGCCTGCACATTGTTGGTGTATGTTTTTGTCAAGAATAACAGAACAAATTGTTCAATCGAGAAATTCGTTTTGCTTGAAAAGGGGTAttaccccggcctctgcatcaaccGATGCACATAACCATCAATTGAGGAATCCGTTTAATTCTCGTCTCATTGAGAAATTAAAAAGAGCTTCAACAAGGTCCGCGTGATATTGGAAAAAAAATTAAAGAGTAATTTATCCTGTATCCCTGTCACTCAGATTCTTCATTTCGGTTAGATAATTAGTAGAAAAAGGCATGTCCTGGTCGATAAAATGATGGATTCATTATGAAGAAGACACAATAGATTCAAATTGCAAACATTTAAGCTAGGATATGTGATTTCTTAGTTCCCTTATGGTGAATACCTCATGCAAAACAATAGATTCAAAGGCATCTCCCATATTATTATTATTTGTCTCGCTAGTAGAAGGCGAAGCTAAAACTAAATCATGGTCTGTTGAGCCATTGGTAGTGATGGTGTAGGCGGATGCGGGCATACTTTGCGGCAGTCATCTAAATTGTCATAGCAGTGATCACCGGGGAACTGTGATATACAACACCAACAGGTGTGGTGGTCACATGTATTCCTCACACATAATATTATCGGAGGACGTCGAGCGGCGCTGGATCCAGTATTGACATCTAGTTGGCGACCACCTGATCTCTCGATAATAACACAAAAAAGGCACATTAGAAGACATGTAGTTAAACGAATCATCATCGTAGCTCATGTGTATTCTGAGATGTGAAGTACACAAGTTTTTGGACTAGTGAAAATACTAGGGATATAATCATATAAATATATGAACACGGCATCCGAGGAGCACAAAGAACATAATTGTTGCTAGCTTGGCATTCGTATAGGCACCGAACCTATAGGATATCATGTTGGATAGGTGATGTGGTTGCGCTAGACTGTCAAGCACAACTGGTATACTAGTGGAGTAAACGCCTTGTGCCTTTTATAGGCCAGATACATTAATTACATACTTATCTGCACAATAGCATTTATATAGAGGCAAATCCACACGGATATGTATAAGTGGCAATGTTAAGCACTCAACTAATGTTTAATTAAAATTTGATGCAGAAGGATCATGCAATATCTATTCTTAGTAGACGTATTAATTCACATGCACAAATAAGATACAATTGTATTTATACTTTTTGTCTATTAATTAGTTCCAAAGTTGAAAAAACCCTTGTATTATCATTTTTTGCAAGAAACAGATTCATGTATTATCTATAGCTATACTTCTATTCaatatatctatatctatacctatctactccctcctttccggtttatagggctcaattcaaaaatctcgccaaccaaggtagatggtgagtggtggaatactttttgtaatttgcaaaagcacccaattaatgctcttgtttttctcaaaaatttatgtttaccaatgtattaattgcaatgcatgcatgtataatgtacatgcattggtcaattttctcttcatacttgcatgcaattatttaatgcaccttggaatctgaacttgtgatggtgaacaaccaaattgagccttataaaatggaaaaactaagattttgagataagccctataaaccggaaaggagggagtatatctCTATATTCTATATACTACCTAGAAAAAGCTTAAGGATCCGTCTCCCCTCTTACGTCCCACCTCTTCGTCCGCACCCTCCTTCGATTTTTTTTTACCGTTACTAACTTTCCCACCCCACGATCCAGTCACATTTAATTTCTCCCAAAAATCGGGGTTTAGATTCTCCTTCTCAGGAAAGATTAGCTGATCTCTACCTTAAAAAAAGAGCAACCGATTCCTCTTCCACGTTCTCCTTCCCATGCCGCTGCCACCGATCTGCTCTGCCCTCCCGTTCTCCCCTAcgtcgtctctctctctctctagcatGGTCGTAGACCGCGTCCTGTCACGACGGCCGACAATGGATAACGCCTTGGCAACGTGACGATCCAGTAGAATAGCCATGCACGTAGgggatgcagaggaaggcctGACGGAGGCAGTTGGCGCTGGAGGCTGGAGCAGATCGCCGGAAGTCTGGTCCTGCTCAGTTTGGTGATACTTGGGTACGATGATGCCAATAAATCTTGTGCATCTTGCCGATGGCCTGGGTATGGTAATTTTTTTGATACATTACTTTTTTATACTACCAAGTGCTTGATGAAATGCAGTAATACTAACCTGATGAAAATCATCGACAACTGACTTGAGGAAATAAAAGGAGCTGGCCTGGTTGTTTGGATGGTGCATGGTTGGCGTTCCTATATCTTGCAAGCAAGACATTTTGTGACAACTCAGCAAACACGAACAAGTAATACCTAGATTTGTCTATATCATGTTGCTGCGAAATGATGATAGATCCGAGCATTTTTTTCGATTTTGCCAATTGATTTGATTTATGTGCACATTCTTGCAAGATGATAGTTGCATACAAATTGTCATAAGTATGTATTTGGGGAAGATCATAATTTCCTTGCATATCCAACATTGAATGGGAATGTGGTATCTTCAACTCTTAGTAAAAAAATGCTTTGAGTAATTCTAAAATTTCTTAATGTCAGAGTGGAAAAGATGACACAATCAATCTATTTTTTTACCGGATTAGAATGTCAGAGAAGTATGTTCATCTCCTATTGTAATAGTTTGAATGTGTATGAATAATAAAGCATGCATGTGAGATGATCTCCTTTTAAATCTTGTACTATCACATGAGTGATTGATGATGTTTATCACTTTGCATTTCGAGATACATTGCTAAAGTTAGGCCATTTAAAATATGTGCATATTCTAAATCTAGCAGATAGTTGCCTTCATCTTCAATGGGTTGCCGGCTTTCCATTCCCTCAGGCCACGGATATTTGTCCCGGATAGCAGGGTAATTGCTTTATGTTTTTATGGAGAAACCAAATCCGTAGTTCATATAAGGAAATGAAAATACTTTTAGTCTGCAATTTTTTCATGTGTATACGCCTTTAGAAATTTTTGAATGTATATATTAGTTGATACTCCTAAGCTATCACACTTCTTATTGGCTTactaagtactccctccgtcccaaaataagtgactcaactttgtagtAACTTTGTACTAAGGTTAGTACGAAGTCgagtcacttattttgagacAAGGGGAGTAAATCATAGTGCTATTTTTTTATAAGCCAAGTTTGTATTTAATCAATAGCTAAAGTCTATTTTTGTACACCGGCACATTAATAATAAAATGGCATGCAATTTATCGTGATTGCGTAGAAATAATCATTAAAAATTATCACCACCAATGTATCGCGTATACTCGGTTTGCAACGGAAGGACAATTACCTAGCAGAAGAAAGAAAAGTGAAATGTTGGTCAGCCTAGTGCCTGGGTGACGTAGGTAGGTCAGTCAGAAGAGTACGCCACACACGTGGTTATAATTAGCCGAAACCAGTGCCTGAATGTATCGGATATTTGCTTTATAACCCTTTTTTCTCTATAATTAGCTGAAAGCTTGCTACTCCATGGAAGATGATTACCGTCTTCTGACAAAGACATCATGTTACACAACAATTCTACCTTAGCCAGGCCAGGCCATGATGGAAGAGGACGCAGCTCCTCTGACGTGCCGTCGGGCCACTggcatgtgggcccaacggcAGGGCACCGTATGTCAGAGGATCCCCTCTCCGATGGGAGAAGGCAAGGCAATAATCGGATAATTAAGTGTTTGAAAGGCTAGCTAGCCGCCCAGCTCAGGGCTCGAGCAGAGAGTGCAAAGGCACACCGACACAGTGGCTGACAAAGACTGCTGCATTTTTCAGTAAAAATATTCTGATGAAGCGTGCGAGCTTGCCGAGGTCAGACATGCCACCACCATGGACGACGACTAGCACGCACCTCGAGGCGGCCCTTTTGCGGCCCTCTGCACACGACTGTACTACTCCTtgccggtttatagggcttatcttaAAATCTtattttttccattttataaggcttaATTTGGTTGTTTCCCATCACAagttcagatttcaaggtgcattaaatctttgcatgcaagtattaagaaaaaattgaccaatgcatgtactttatgcatgcatgcattgcaattaatacattggtaaaCATAAATTTTTAAGGAAAACAAGAGGATTAATTGGATGCTTTTGCAAATtacaaaaattattccaccactcaccatctaccttggttggtgagatttttgaattgagccctataaaccggaaaggagggagtagtattaATCAGCGAAGAACTAACGCATTATCTTGGTTGGGAGATGCATTAAACCTTTTTTCCATTGTTGTTGGTAGCCAATGTTTTGATGTTGGAGCAACTAGATCAACATTGGTatgtactcccttcgtttctaaatacaagtcttttttAAAAAATTAATATGAACTATATACGAATGTATATAAACATAGTTTAAAGTGTAGatttactcattttgctccgtatgtagtctatattaaaatctttaaaaagacttatatttaaaaacggAGGAAGTATATATCAGAGTGTTGAAAAGTGGTGTATCGACCAATAGAATCAAGACAAATATGTAAACATATACTACCACGCTTTCTATCATttcttttttttcgaaaagggagttatcctccggcctctgcatcagaacgatgcatacggccatatTATTGATAAGCAAAAGGTTCAAACAAAGTCTTCAGGTCTCAAAAAAGCAAAAAGGCTCACATAGAGCATAAACAAAAGAGCAGGATAGCCACAACCGGCAGGCATAAAAGAAGATAGGAAACTAAAcacctatcctattacatgaccgccatccaaaccagTTGAAGATAGCCCGTGCTACCGTCTCCCACCGGATAGACCCAGTAACCATACGCTCCCTGGCATCCgccggagtgagtagcgaccacatacggatcagtGCAGTGGCctggaaaataacctgcaaaaatgaatatttgttgttctgttaaaaaccaaatcatttctgctgTTCCAAATTGCCCATAATAAAGCATATACTCCTACACGGATACGCTTCCTATCATTTGTGATTTCTCATATTTCTATTAGAATGATCAACTCTCCATTTAAGAAGTCCCTAGGAAGAGTTGCTTGCTATATATATTACCTCTTGTGTGTacgttagagtagtcattatggtatacgacttctagtccaagtcagttttgtatccctgccccaagtcggtttgtaccctcttatatactcttgtatgccgcaccaaataatcaataagcaacagttttattcagctttcatggtatcagataccggtcccagggtttagggtatggctccgccaacgccaccgccgccgccgccgcccggctacttcgagcgccgggccgcactcatcgccaaggctgccaacgccgcggccgcttctctctcggccctcaccatagctccacaaaactaccctgcacccatcctcgccgcaccaatatctcttgctgacacaatctccaacgtcagcccctacatccccatagttcttgatctcgccgcccacaactactaccattggagacatctcttcgatctccacctcggccgctgcaacctgcgctcgcatgtcgccgccaactgtctCCCCCGCAccgacgatccgcaatggttgaaagacgatctcgcgatcgtccagtggttctacacccgcatcaccaccgagatcttcaacatgcttgatcacgacggcgccaccgctgccaacatctggcactccctccgtcagctcttccaaagcaacaccgacgctcggaaaaacgctctccacaccgagcttcgcaatatggtgcaaggagacgcccggtgaacctgttctgccagcacgttaagaccattggtgatgagctccgcgaactcggcgatacagttagcgactcactgctaatcaatatcgtcgtcgtcggcctcagcgaagactttgacaagcaagcctcgttcataccgatgatacggctccctcctaccttcgctgaagttcgttccttgctacaactcgcggcggaaacacaagctcgcaaggactctcgccccaaggtctttcatgctgcggctcgtcctcctctgtcgtctacaccagcgccgcctttcatgccggctcctgccgccgggccgtccgcatcgtcatctcttcaaccgcccccaggctggcgtcctagtcagaactaccgcggcaaaaaccctatctacaggccgccgtcgactcgttcggttccgcctacgacatcaccagcaccgactcctgcaccacccaccagtgctccatctgtggttgcatggcggcctcctcatgatccttggacggggcttgttcaagcatggcccatgccctggtccgctccgtccaccatcggtgctccgccggcatactcaggtgcctggcaacccggcattcggccgcctactggtgctcccggagttctcaacccccgacagccggccaatgcctatcacgccgccccgacatatgctccttatggtcattacaccaccgacggcggcgcctactacacacctcagccggccctgctcccgacgccacccccaccacaaccggccaatgcctactacactccccagccggccctactgccttcaccatcgtatccgccggcactgcttctgacaccaccctcacctgcgacgccgagctgggatcaagctgcctttttccaggccatgaataactttgttgcacaaggaaactcaggtacggattggatctttgattcaggggcctctagtcatatgtctgcatctagtaattggttatcttcttgcactaaatctcctttcccttccattatccttagagatggatcatctattcctatatattgtgttggtcaggctcaacttccctcttccaccaaacctcttttacttcgcgatgttctagttgcacccgccctcattaaaaatcttatctctgttcgccaatttacttgcgacaatctagtttcggctgaatttgacccttttggtttatctgtgaaggattacctgaccaaggccgagatcgctcgcttcaatagctccggtgatctttattctcttaatggagttcctgccgccacccctccaacatccatgctggcctccgtcgatctctggcatcgtcgcttgggccatcccaaccccgccgtcttagcttctatgcttagtgaatttaccataccatgtaatagggactctcataattctgtgttttgcgagtcttgtcaattaggcaaacatgtgcgtcttccctttagttcctctagttcttgtagcacttttccctttgaattaatacattgtgatttatggacctctcccattgcaagtgtttcgggttttaaatactaccttgttatcctcgatgatttcacccactttgttcggacttttcctctacgcaacaaatccgaggtccattctcttttccttaattttcaacgctatgtgtctgttcacttcttcctcccaattcgctttatccaatgtgacaatggtcgcgagtttgataacattaaaaatcgtactttcttcttacaacatggcatcctgcttaggttctcatgtccctacacatcccctcaaaatggtaaagcagaacgctctcttcgcaccctcaatgatatagttcgcactctcctcattcaatcatctatgcctcccaagttttgggctaaagccctacacatggccaccttccttctaaatattcgacctcCTAAAACTAAAtccaacactactccctattattccctctttctttcccaccccgactactccgcggttcgtgttttcggttgtctctgttttcccaatgcctacgccatttctgcaaataaattgtcaccacgctctatcccatgtgcttttctcggcttctctgacgagcacaaaggctatcgctgtctcgaccttcacaccggacacgttcatgtctctcgtcatgtcacgtttgctgagcacatttttcctttctcacaacgcactactacaccatccaacacccctagctccgcaaacaccccctctccccgtcctttccaactatatactcccctacctgccgaacacaacttatcaccaccatcattaacacccaccatagccaatcccaaccatacactcaccccacccgagacgtccccaacacccccggcccctgctccctccccaacacccccggcccctactcccactccaccacccagccctgctcccactccaccacccagccctactccttcgtccgactcttccgctgcgccggactcaccagtacccaccttaccccctcgtgctattcctacagcagccccgattaatgatcatcgcatgcgtactagggccaaatcaggatttcatcaaccccaagaccgcctaaaccttcatacctccgtatctctcacttctcttccaaagaattacaaaactgctctacttggtcccaattgggccgctgccatgcaagaagaatataatgctttacttcaaaacaacacctggcaacttgttcctcgtcctcccaatacaaatactgtttctggcaaatggatttttcgccaaaagttccactccgatgggagcctctcacgatataaagccaggtgggtttgtcgtggcttttctcagcaacaaggaattgattacgaagaaaccttctctcctgttgttaaacctagcaccattcacaccgttcttagtgttgctgtctcctcttcatggcccattcaccaacttgatgttaaaaatgctttcctccatggttcccttcaagaaactgtctactgccagcaacctctgggttttgaaaatccatcctttccaactcatgtatgtcttcttcagaaatgtctctacggtcttaaacaggccccacgagcttggtttcaacgcttctcctccttcattcaaacaataggcttcactccatctctctccgacacctctctttttgtgtatcatcaaacttctgacactgcctatttacttctttatgtagatgatatcattcttaccgcctcctctcaaaagttcttagatcatattgtctctcttcttagatctgaattttctatgactgacctaggactccttcatcatttcttaggcattgctgttgttcgagattcctccagtctttttctttcccaacggcagtatattcttgatcttcttaattgtgctggtatgcttgactgtcaatcatctcgcactcctgtcgatactagttttaaactttcggctaccggtgaacccttttccgatcctactctctatcgtagcctaacaggtacgctccaatatctcaccattactcgtcctgaaatctcttttgctgttcaacaagcatgtctctatatgcatgatccccgggttcctcactataatcatgttaaacgcattcttcggtatttaaaaggaactctcaatcatggtctccacctcaataattcttctccaaactcgcttaccgcatactctgatgcagactgggctggttgtcctgacactcgagGGTCCACTTtcggtttttgtgtttttcttggtaacaatttgatttcttggtcttcgaaaagataggttacagtctcacgttcgtcggccgagactgagtatcgcgctgtggcacatgccgttgcagatacaatctggattcggcagttactctccgagctacacaggcctattgagcaggccactattgtctactgtgacaacatatcagcagtctacatgaccagcaatccagttcaacaccgacgcacaaagcatattgagattgatattcattttgttcgtgaaaaggttcctcttggtcaggttcgggtgcttcatgttccctctacggctcagtttgctgacattttcaccaaggcactgcctactaagccgtttcaagatatctgtttcagtctcaacgtcgtcgagcctgccgttgatactgcggggggatgttagagtagtcattatggtatacgacttctagtccaagtcagttttgtatccctgccccaagtcggtttgtaccctcttatatactcttgtatgccgcaccaaataatcaataagcaacagttttattcagctttcagtGTATACGGTTGTATCTTTTTTTTGCGGGATTATATACGGTTGTATCTAACAGTAACAATTTTCAGCGTTAGATGCATCCATATCTAAACAAATTTAAGACAAGTAATTCGAGACAGCATGGATCATCTATGTAGGTGTAGATGCGATGACGGGCGATAGACAGATAGACGGACAATGCTGATGCTGTAGCCTGTAGCTACAGAGAAGTGAGAGCAGCCATGCTATAATATTTATGCTGGAACAGTTCGTGGGTGATAGATACATCGATGGGGCGATGCGGGACCAGCGTTAACGAGTACAGTAATTAGAGGGTGTTTAAATGGAAAAGCGTGGTCGTCGTAATGGAGCAATGATGGCTGAGGGGCTGGGCCTGGCTCATCATGGATTTGTGGCCCTTGGCAAAGCCAAGTTGACGTACAAGCATGTTAGAGAAAATCCGATATGTGAAAATTTTGACGTACAAGTCAGTTTTCGGAGGATGAACGCAAGATGTGAGCATCACGACAATATGGTGGATGTTCGGAGCTAATCTCATTTACACCCTTTTTAGCCAACAAACAAGTGATAATATTATGTAGGTTCCCTAATAACAAATGAAGGACCGAATATTTATTGTCGGAAACCTCATCATGAGGGAAATGCACCTTCAAAACTGCTTAGAGATTTTGCTCTCATGAGATGCAACAGCAAGGAGAACCATTACCTAGACAGGTGCGAATGGAGATTATGCAACTTTTGAAGCAAGCTTGGAAAGAAAAAGGAATGCTCCCGAGGGCACAAACCTTTGCATAGATGCTTCTAAGGAAGGTTATATCAACACACAAGAGGGAAGGTAGATGCTCCTCCCATGTCAAGATATGTTGTGCTCACATGAACCTATTTTTCACTTGCTCTTATGCAAAAGCTAGATGGTTCTTGGAGCCTGGGTATGTTATAACTGGACAACTATCACAAATAAAACCGTGCTTCTATTCCTAATCCCTCCATCATTCTGTCCATTATAAATTCCAATCACCCACAAGCTACTACCACAAACattatgaatttcttatggtgcATCTGAAAAGCAAGGAatggaaaaaaaattgttggaAGCTAAACACTTCCTTGCGGGTATACCACACAATGTAGCCCGTTATCAATGTCAGAGGAGGGACAAAGAAAGCATCAGACCAATAGTGATGAACAAAAAGATATATAAAAATAGACATTGCCTTTATAGGATACAAGGTTGAAAGCACATCCACTCCCTTGATCGTTTTGATAATTCATATCAATATACAtattgttggactaatgttttcctTAAGTACATTTTAGGATAAGTTTAACTAGGGCACGACTTTGGGATATGAAATGGAACCCCTCAGATGTTAAGGACAAGTGTTGGCCAAATTTCAAAACTCTATTTTATATTTAAGTGTttcaagatcacattgagtccataggtatgcaaatactatcaaaaGTAGATAAGGTTGTGATCATTGGCTCACTGCTCAAGTGCTTAGAGATCAAGCTCCAAAAGCCCAGTCAAACTCTAACATTGCACTATGTCCAAAACCCTAAGTCAAACTCGGTCCCACCGATCCACTCACATCCGGTCTCATCGAGTTGGCCCTTCAGTCCAGCGAAGTGCACCTGCCAACCTTCTATTGCCAACTGAAATTCAATCGAAATTTTTGATTGGTTTCAGTCGATGACACCAAAGCATGGCAAATGCTTAGGTCATCACATCTCGGAGCAATCTAAGGTTTTCACCCGGTCTCACCGAAACGCCTAAAGTTCAAACCTTTTGTACAGGTCAGTCTCACTGAGTAGTTTCACCTGGTCCCACCAAACTTTGCATAAAGGTGTGGAATGGTTGGATTTTTGGtgctgcctatatataccccaccCACTCTACCAAACTGTTCATATCCATTTTTTCTGAGAGAGAACTCTCCATCCTTGTGTTGATATCAAAGGGATTCCACTCAAACCATACAGCGTTTGATTTCTAGTCACCTCATTGCTTTCCACCCAAATCCTCTCCTGTCCCAAAGCCAAAATATGTGAGGGAGTGTTTGAGTGTTGAGGAGATGAtcttttgaagcacaagagtaagaagttcatcatcaacaaCCCCACCTATTACGTTTTGGAGGATGGTAGCTTGACTAGGTGTGCTTGGGAGTCTCTGAATCGTGTGGAgaaaccaagaagtttgtaaaggCTAGGAGATCGCcaacttcgtgaagatctaccccgAGTGAGGCTAGTCCTTTGTGGACGTAagccatggtgggatagaaaaggttgcttcttcgtggaccctttgtgggtggagccctccgcgGATGCAAGATATCCTTGAgattgaagtctccatcaacgtggacgcaAGATatcaccacctatcagaaccactgGTCAAAAATCTTTTGTGTCAACCCCTGTTTGCGAATCTCTCAAATTCTACT
The sequence above is a segment of the Aegilops tauschii subsp. strangulata cultivar AL8/78 chromosome 6, Aet v6.0, whole genome shotgun sequence genome. Coding sequences within it:
- the LOC120965949 gene encoding uncharacterized protein: MISYRFGAYTNAKLATIMFFVLLGCRRSGGRQLDVNTGSSAARRPPIILCVRNTCDHHTCWCCISQFPGDHCYDNLDDCRKVCPHPPTPSLPMAQQTMI